The genome window CGTACCTCGACGGCGCGTCCCAGCGAGTGGAGGACGCGCTGGCGAAGCGGGAACAGTAGCCTTCCCAGGACGATCCCCTCAGGCCGTCGCGTCCGCCGCCTCCGTAGATGCTGCCGCAACCTCCAGCGGCTGGGCCTTCACCGCCGCAGTCGCGAGCGTCTCGTACTGCGACCGCGTTGCGGTACCGGAAATCAGCAGCCGCACATCCCCCAGGTCCACCGCCCAAATCTCCTTCACGTCATCACCGCTCCAGATCTGCCAGGTGACGTCCTCACCGGTGGAGGATTGTGCGGCAGGCACCACGAAGGTGTCCGTCTCCTCCCGGTACTCACCGTCCTCGTCGTCCACGGCGTCCTTCAACTCGGCGACCGTCTGCGTCAGCGCGAGGAAAACCTGCTCATCGATGACCCACCCGGCCTTAGACGACGGTTCATTGTCCACCATGGTGCGGCGAACGGAGTTCGCCTGCCAGCTGTCGGACAGCTCCGGCAGCCGGATCGGGATCCCCAGACCGCGGGCGTCACTCTGCAGGATCGTCTCGATGTCCACCTCCTGCACCGGTCCGGAGCGCTCCGCCGGACCGGGGTTAAAGCTGCACAGGCCGGTGAACCCCACCGAGAAGAACACCACCACCAGGAGCACTGCCAGTGAGATGACGATGTCGCGGGTACCGGTGAACATGCGTGGCTTCTCGAACTTCACGGCGATCATTATGGCACGCGGGCCCCCGATCCCCCGCCCCGTGGCGTCAGAAAGGGGACGGACGTGGAACAATGGAAGTGTTGACAACAACCGGTATCCACCCGTTCAAGAAAGTTGGTAGCCATGACGGCTCAGCCCACTGCCCCCGTCGGTATCCCCCTGAAGGCCCCCGACCGTAACCTCGCCATGGAGCTTGTCCGTGTCACCGAGGCCGCGGCCCTGGCCTCCGGCAAGTGGGTCGGTCGCGGGATGAAGAACGAGGGGGACGGCGCCGCGGTCGACGCGATGCGCACCATGATCAACACCGTGCAGATGGACGGCGTCGTCGTCATCGGCGAGGGCGAGAAGGACGAAGCCCCCATGCTGTTCAACGGTGAGCATGTCGGCACCGGCGACGGCGCCTCTGTCGACATCGCTGTCGACCCGGTGGACGGCACCACCCTGATGTCCCAGGGTCGGCCGAACGCCATCTCCGTGCTCGCCGCCGCCGAGCGTGGTGCGATGTACGACCCCTCCGCCGTGTTCTACATGCGCAAGATCGCCACCGGCCCCGAGGCCGCCGGCGTCATCGACATCACCGCCCCCGCCGAGTACAACGTCAGGGCCGTCGCCAAGGCCAAGGGTATCGACACCTCCGATGTCACCGTCATCGTGCTCGACCGCCCCCGCCACGATGAGCTCATCGCCGAGATCCGCGCTGCCGGTGCAAAGGTCCGCCTCATCGGTGACGGCGATGTCGCCGGTGCCGTCCACGCCGCCATGGAGTCCAGCTCCGTCGACCTCATGATGGGTACCGGTGGCACCCCTGAGGGCATCATCACCGCCTGCGCGATGAAGTGCATGGGCGGCGAGATCCAGGGCATCCTCGCCCCCAAGGACGACGCTGAGCGGCAGAAGGCCATCGACGCCGGCCTGGACCTGGACGCGGTGCTCACCACCAACGACCTGGTGACGTCCGACAACTGCTACTTCGTCGCCACTGGCGTCACCAACGGCGACCTCCTGCACGGTGTCCGCTACCGCAAGTCCGGTGCGACCACCACCTCCCTGGTCATGCGGTCCCGTTCCGGCACGGTCCGCCGCATCGAGGCTGTCCACCAGCTGCAGAAGCTGCAGGACTACTCCGTGCAGGACTACGTCTAGAAATAGGGTCACCTTACCCCTTATGCGGGGGTGACTGGTGCGACCGTCACGACGGTGGGACACAATGGTCCCCGTCACATCATCAAGAAAAGGACATGGCAGGACACATGAGCGAGCAGGAATACCGCATCGAGCACGACACGATGGGCGAGGTCAAGGTCCCCGTCAACGCCCTGTGGCGTGCCCAGACCCAGCGTGCGGTCGAGAACTTCCCGATCTCCGGGCGCCCCCTGGAGGCCGCCCAGATCCGCGCGATGGGCCTTCTGAAGGCCGCGTGCGCCCAGGTGAACAAGGATTCCGGTGCACTGGACGCCACCAAGGCGGACGCCATCATCGCCGCCGGTAAGGCCATCGCCGAGGGGACCTACGACGACGAGTTCCCGATCGACGTCTTCCAGACCGGTTCCGGCACCTCCTCCAACATGAACACCAATGAGGTCATCGCCTCGCTGGCGAAGCAGAACGGTGTGGACATCCACCCGAACGACGACGTGAACATGGGGCAGTCGTCCAACGACACCTTCCCCACCGCCACCCACGTCGCCGCCACCGAGGCTGCCGTCACCGACCTCATCCCCGCGCTGGCCCAGCTCCACACCTCCCTGGCCACCAAGGCCACCGAGTGGAAGAGCATCGTCAAGTCCGGCCGCACCCACCTCATGGACGCCGTCCCGGTCACCCTCGGCCAGGAGTTCGGTGGCTACGCCCGCCAGATCGAGCTGGGCATCCAGCGCATCGAGGCCACCCTGCCGCGTCTCGGCGAGCTGGCCATCGGCGGCACCGCCACCGGCACCGGCCTGAACACTTCCGCCGACTTCGGCGCGAAGGTCACCGAGGAGCTCAAGAAGCTCACCGGCGTCGAGCAGCTCAGCGAGGCCGGGAACCACTTCGAGGCCCAGGCGGCACGCGACAGCCTCGTCGAGTTCTCCGGTGCCATGCGGACCGTCGCCGTCTCGCTGAACAAGATCGCCAACGACATCCGTCTCATGGGTTCCGGCCCGCTGACCGGTCTGGCCGAGATCCACCTGCCGGACCTGCAGCCGGGCTCCTCCATCATGCCGGGCAAGGTCAACCCGGTCCTGTGCGAGACCGCCACCCAGGTCGCCGCCCAGGTCATCGGCAACGACGCCGCCATCGCTTTCGGTGGCTCCCAGGGCCACTTCGAGCTCAACGTCTTCATCCCGATGATGGCGCGCAACGTCCTCGAGTCCGCCAAGCTGCTGGCCAACACCTCCCGCGTCTTCGCCGAGCGTCTCGTCGACGGCATCGAGCCCGCCGTGGAGCGGATGAAGACCCTGGCTGAGTCCTCCCCCTCCATCGTCACCCCGCTGAACTCCGCGATCGGCTACGAGGCCGCCGCGAAGGTCGCCAAGACCGCGCTGAAGGAAGGCAAGACCATCCGGCAGACCGTCATCGACCTGGGCTTCGTCCCGGAGAAGCTGTCTGAGGAAGAGCTGGACAAGCGCCTCGATGTCCTGGCCATGGCCAACACCGACCGCGACTGATTTTTCCCGCGCCCGGTGAGGGGCGCACGGCAGGGAGACGCTTCCCGCCGTGCGCCCCTTTTCCTGTCCGCCTCTGGTCACGTGCCGACGGCCCACCTGTACGGTGAATGCCATGACGATCACCGCAGCCGCCGACGGCTCCGCACTCGGCAACCCCGGTCCCGCCGGGTGGGCCTGGTACATCGACGACGACACCTGGCGGGCCGGGGGCTGGCCGCACGGCACGAACAACATGGGGGAGCTCAAGGCCGTCCTGGACCTGCTGGAGTCCACGGCGGACGCCGGGCTCGGTGCCGAGGAACTGCTGGTGCTCTGCGACTCGCAGTACGTCATCAACTCGGTGACGAAGTGGATGCCCGGCTGGAAGAAGAAGGGGTGGCGGAAGCGGGATGGAAAGCCGGTCCTCAACGTGGAGCTGATGAAGGCCCTCGACGCCGCCCTGGAAGGACGCCAGGTCCGGTTCGAATGGGTGAAGGGGCACGCCGGTCATCCACTGAATGAGGCAGCCGACCAGCGTGCCAACGCCGCAGCCACGGCATTCCAGAAGAAGCAGGCTCCCCCGGAGGGCCCGGGCCTGGGTGGCGAGGTCCCCACGTCAGTCCCGAACACCACCGATGTCCGGGATGACGGGACTGATGAGGTCACCGGCCGCGAACTCGCTCTGTGGTCGGACGCCGTCCGCGCCGATCACCGGCTCGCCGACCAGCTGCTGCACCCGGAGCTGACGGAGATCACCACCACAGGAACTCTGCTGGACCGTGAAGCGGTGCTTGACTCACTGGTCCCTCTGGTCGGTTTCGACGCGGTCGACGAGGTCTGCGGTGCCGACATCACCGTCCAGCAGATTGCGCCGACTGTGATCCTCCTCACATACATCACCTCGGGGGCCGCCGGGACCACACACCGGTCCTCACTCTGGGTACGTGAGGGTGAACAGTGGACACTACGTCACCATCAGGCAACTCCCGTCCAGGGGTAATGCTGCACCCAGCAGTGAACAGGAATCACCCCACGGGGCCCGTCCTCACCGCGGGCAAGTCGGGGTGAATTTTGCATTGCGTGCAAGATTGCGCCGGGTGTAAACCTGTCTCCTGTGACTGAGACAACGAACGAATGCCTGGGACTGCGGGAACGCAAGCGCCGGGAAACAAGACTGCGGATCGAGGACTGCGCCACCGAGCTCATCCTCGACCGTGGTTTCGACCAGGTCACGCTGGAGGAGATCTGCGAGAAGGCCGGTGTGAGCCGCCGGACCTTCTTCAACTACTTCGATTCCAAGGACCAGGTCACCTCGGGCACGGGCTTTCCCGTCTTCGCCGCCTCCGACCTGGACACTTTCGCCGCCACCGATTGTGACAATGTCGTCCGCGACATCCTCCGCTTCATCGGTAACCGCATCGACAACGATCCAGACACCTCCCCGTCCCTCTCCCCCGACCCAGAGCTGAGTCGACGGATCAGTGCCCGGCGACGTCAGATCGTCAACGCCACCCCGCACCTCATGGTCTCCGGAATGCGCCGTTTCGATGATCTCGCCGGAGTCGTCCTCACGACGATCCACACCCACCTCACCACGTTCCCCGGACGACGACGCACGCCCGATCTCTCCGCCTACGAAGAGGCGGTCCTGCTGACGTCATTCATCCGCCAGTGCCTCCTCTCCGCACGGCTCCTCCATCCGGAGAGTGGCCTCCCCCGGGCCGACCTCCTCCACCGGGTGGGCCGAGACCTCATCAATCTGGCCGCCGCCTACCAGGGCGGTTGGGACTGATCCCTTTCTACAACCAGCATCCACCGGACGTTAACGAGAAGAAATGACCGATACACAGACTTCCTCCGCCACCACGACGGAGACCCCCACCCCCACGAAGAACAACATCCCGCTGGTCTTCAGCGCCCTCATGCTGGGCATGCTGCTGGTCTCTCTGGGGCAGACGATCTTCGCGACCGCCCTCCCGACCGTCGTCGGTGAGCTCGGCGGCACCAACCAGCAGAGCTGGGTCATCACCGCATTCCTGCTGGCCCAGACCATCGGACTGCCGATCTACGGCAAGCTCGGCGACCAAGTGGGACGCAAGCCGCTCTTCCTTTTCGGCCTCTCGACCTACCTGGTGGGCTCCGTCGTCGGTGCTCTCGCCCCGAACATCTGGGTGATCATCGTTGCCCGTGCCATCCAGGGGATCGGCGGCGGCGGCATGATGGTGCTCTCGCAGGCCATCATCGCCGACGTCATCCCCGCCCGCCAGCGGGGCAAGTACATGGGAGCGATGGGCGCCGTCTTCGGGCTCTCCTCCGTGCTCGGCCCGCTGCTCGGCGGCCTGTTCACCGACGGTCCCGGCTGGCGTTGGGCCTTGTGGTTCAACGTCCCGGTCGCCGTCGTCGCCATCGCCATCGCTGTCTTCGCCCTCCACGTACCGGCCCGTGGTGCCGGTGCGAAGCTGGACCTCTGGGGCACCCTGTTCATGGCTGGCTTCTCCACCTGCCTCATTCTCTTCATCACCTGGGGCGGCAAAGACTACGCCTGGGGTTCCGCGACCATCATCGGCCTCATCATCGCCACAGTCGTCTGCGCGATCCTGTTCGTCATTGCCGAATCGAAGGCCGATGCGCCCATCATCCCGCTGGAACTGTTCCGGAGCCGAAACTTCGTGCTCTGCACCGTCGCCAGCGTGATCGTCGGTGTCCTGCTGATGGGCGCCCTGGCCTACATGCCGACCTACATCCAGATGGTCCACGGCATGACTCCGACCAAGGCCGGTCTGATGATGATCCCGATGGTGCTCGGTATGGTGCCGACCTCGATCGGTGTGGGCGTCATTGTCAGCCGCACCGGCCGGTACAAGTGGTACCCGGTCACCGGCATGATCATCAGCACCGTCGGACTGTTCTTCATGGGTGGCCTGGAGACCCACGACAGTCTGCTGCACCTCAGCCTGGTGCTCTTCGTCTTCGGGGTCGGCCTCGGTCTGTCGATGCAGATCCTCGTCCTCATCGTCCAGAACGCCTTCCCGGTCTCCATGGTCGGTACCGCGACGGCGTCCAACAACTTCTTCCGGCAGATCGGCATGTCCGTCGGCTCGGCAGTCGTCGGTTCCGTGTTCACCTCCCGGCTCCAGGACACCATGGGCGACCGGGTCCCCAGTGCGCTGCAGCAGCTGGGTGACCAGGCCGAGAAGTATATGTCCCTGTTCTCCGGGGAGAACCACAGCCTCACCCCGGGTATCGTCAGTCAGCTCCCCGGCGCCCTCCACGAGGCGGTCATGACCAGCTACAACGACGCCCTGGTGCCGATCTTCACGGTCCTCGCCCCGTTCGCCGTCGTCGCCGCACTGATCCTCATCTTCACTCGCGAGGAGAAGCTGAAGGAAACCGTCGAGTAGTTCCCCGACCCCGGGGTCAGGCGTCCCCGGGTTCCCCGGGCTCCCCGACCACCCGGTCACGGTACTCGGGGTGCGCGGGACCGCCCTCCAGGATCTTCTCGAAACTGACGATGTCCCGCCACCGCCCCGCCATCGGCCCGTAGCTCATCCGGGCCATGGTGTGGGCGGTTCCGATTTCCTGGAAGCCCCGTGACCGGTGCAGCTTCATCGAGCCGGGGTTTTCCGGGAACACCACCGCGTGGATCGACCAGCAGCCGGCCTCGGTGGATTTCTCGATGAGGTGGTCGAGCAGTGCGCCGGCCACACCCCGCCCGGTCGCATTCGGCGAAACATAGATCGAATCTTCGACAACGCCGCTGAACACGGCCCGGTGGGAATACCAGGATCCCGTCACCCAGCCGAGGATCTCCTCGCCCTCTGCGGCGACGAACATGAGGTTCGGACGCCGGTGGGCGGTGAACTCGTCCCAGCTGACGGTCTCGCCTTCATAGGTCGCGTGGCCGGTGTCCATCCCGGCCTGTTGGATCGCAGCGACCTGCGGGTAGTCGTCCTCCCGCATGGGACGGATGGTGAAAGTCATGGTCCGCATTCTAGGGGCAGGCAGGGTCCCGCGCAGCCGGGTGGCCGACATACCGCTACCCCAGCTCCAGCAGATCCGTGACCAGTTCCGCGATAGCGGACCGCTCCGGCCTGGTGAGGGTCACATGGGCGAACAACGGGTGCCCCTTGAGCTTCTCGATGACCGCCTGGATCCCGTCGTGGCGACCGACCCGGAGGTTGTCCCGCTGCGCGACGTCATGGGTGAGGACGACCCTGGAATTGCGCCCCATCCGGGACAGCACGGTGAGCAGCACATTACGTTCCAGCGACTGCGCCTCGTCGACGATGACGAAGCTGTCGTGCAGGCTCCGACCACGGATGTGGGTCAACGGCAGCACCTCCAGCAGCTCACGGTCGATGACCTCGTCGATGACGTTCTCACTGACGAGACCTTCCAGGGTGTCGAAGACCGCCTGCGCCCACGGGTTCATCTTCTCGTCCGCGTCCCCGGGCAGGAAGCCGAGATCCTGACCACCGACCGCGTAGAGCGGCCGGAACACGACGATGCGACGGTGCAGGCCGCGCTCCATCACACTCTCCAGTCCGGCGCAGAGTGCCAGCGCGGACTTGCCGGTGCCGGCGGAACCGCCGAGGGAGACGATCCCCACCTCCTCGTCGAGGAGGAGGTCGAGCGCCACCCGCTGTCGGGCGCTGCGTCCCCGTAGTCCGAAGGCCTCCAGGTCCGTGGGCACCGCCCGGAGGACGCCACCGGGAGCCACTCTCGCCAGCGCCGACTGGGTGCCGGTGGACAGCCGTACGCCGCAGTGCACGGGAAGATCCGGCTCCGCCTCGCCCCGGTCGTCGACTCTCGCGTCGACGGTACCGGCACCGTCGACCGCGCCGGTGGCGAAGAGTTCGTCGATGACGCCGGGTGCGACCTCCGCCTCCGCCATTCCGTCGTACCCGGTGAGGACGACGTCCTGGGCCCGGTACTCATCGGCGTCGAGACCGACCGAGCCCGCCTTGACCCGCAGCGGGACGTCCTTGGTGACGAGAGTGACGGCCTCCCCGTCCCGTTGCAGGTTGAGCGCACAGGTGAGGATCCGCCGGTCATTGTCCGCCCCGTCCGAGGTCACCCCCGCGCTGAGCCGGAGACCGGCGGGCAGCACGGACTCATCGGAGTGGTTGAGCTCGACGCGGAGCGTCCCTCCTTCCGGGGTTACCTCGATGTCACGGTCGAGCCGTCCGGAGGTCCGGCGCAGATCCTCGAGCATGTTCAGCGCCTGCCTGGCGAACCAGCCGAGTTCCGGGTGATGACGCTTCGCCTCCAGCTCGCCGACCACGACCACCGGGAGGACGACGCGGTGCTCGGCGAACTTCAGCAGAGCCCACGGGTCCGAGAGGAGGACGGAGGTGTCGATGACATAGGTGCGTAAACGGACACAGGCCGCCCCGGTGGGACGGCCTGTGGGTGTGGTTGCGGTGATGGTGTCGGTCATGTCTCTGACGCTATGGGCCGGGGATGTTACTAACATGGTTGTGAGATGAACACCATGTGAAATCACTCCGTGGGAGTCACGCTCCCCGGCGCATCCCCCGCCGGGAACCTGTGGTCACCGGGAGCTCGACGGTCGCCGCCCACGGCAGATCCCGACGAACTGCTGCAGCACCTCATCGTCGCGGTCGCGTCGCCACACCAGACCGACAGCGGTCCCCGGCACTCCGGACAGGTCCCGGTGCGCGACCCCCTTCCGGTTAATGCCGCGCAGCAGCGGACGGGGCGCCACCACACATCCCACGTTTGCTGCCACCACCTCGAGGTTCTCCCTTACCGATACCGGATCAACGCCCCGGTACAGCACCATCTCGTCGACCAGCTCCGACTCCGTCGCGGCCTCGTTCTCCCCGAGTGCGTCAAGGGCGTGATCGACCGGGAAAGCGACCCCGGGTGTCTCGTCGTAGAGCCGTACCCGATGAAGATCGAGGGTGAGCATCTCCCGTTCACCGATATCCCGGATATCCGACAGCTCACCGGTCCCCACCCCACCGTCCCAGTCCGGCCCGGGAAAACGAACAATCGCAATGTCCGCCGCACCCGACAGGACGTGACGCAGCGGATCATCGGACCGCGCTCCTCCCACCTGCCACCCGTCGACCCGTTCATCGAAGCGGCTGAACCATTTCCCCGGGACAACCCCCGCAGCGAAGACGACTTTGAGATAGCGCATGACGCCATCCTATCGGCCTGCTCCAACCGTCCCCTAGACTGAACGACCATGAGCGACGCCAACCGCATGAAGCCCCAGACCGCAGCGAAGAAGCTGAACATCTACCTCCCTGCCACCCCGCAGGATTTCCAGGACACTCCCCTGACCCACGATGAATTCGTCGCTCTGCAGGCCGATCCGCCGGAGTGGCTGCAGACTCTCCGCCGCGAAGGCCCGTTCCCCCGCCCGGAGGTCGCCCGAAAGCTCGGTGTGACGATCACCGCGCTGAAGGCCAATGACATGGACCAGCCGTTGACCGCCACGGACATCAGGGCTCTGCTGGAGGATCAGCCGGAGTGGCTGCGGACCGCCCGCACTTCCCTCGCCGCCAACCGGGGAAACGCAACGTCGTAGGGGTTACCCCGACACAGAACGAGGCCCCGGAACCCTGGGTGACGAACCAGGGGCCGGGGCCTCAGGTGGAAGAGCCTGGTGCCGCGGGTGACGAATCCGCGGGGGCTTAAGCTTCCGTTTCGCCGCGACAGGCAGGTGAACTGCAGCCCAGGGTGCGCGTTGGAGGTGCCGCAGCCCCTCGTTCCACTGATCCGGTTGAGAAGAGGAAGCCGGATACATGGACCGGGGCTGAACCCTGGTTTCCACCTGCTGTTGCGGCTGATCCACAACTGCAGTGCGCCGTAGGTGACTAGCCTTCGACACGTCCATGAGGTTAGCGAGACCTAAAGCACGCTGTCAACAATTCGACAACATTCATGTTGCGTAAATCTCAAAACAGGCCACTGACCTGCCGATATTTTAAGACATGGAACTGTCGACATAATCACCCCCGGCGACCACCCCCGGCCGAACACGGTGAGATCTCCCTGTCCGACACGGACACTCCACCCCTTCCGCTCCCCCTTTTTCCGGCCGTGTTGCAGCAACCGCGCCCCGGGAGGTTAGTATGATTTTGTAATCAGCGAAGAGACATAGGTCACATGGTTTCCCTCAGTGAGGTTTAACCCACCGTCTCGCCCTGCGACAACCCTGAAAGGTCGACATGAAGAACTTCCTGCCCCGCACGATCTTCGACGAAGAACACGACATGTTCCGCGACACCTGCAAGAACTTCGTCGAGACCGAGATCCGTCCCAACGTCGACAAGTGGCACGAGCAGGGCTTCTGCGACCGCTCCATGTACAAGGCCGCCGGCGAGCTGGGCCTGTTCGGCATCACCTCCCCCGAGGAGTTCGGTGGCGGCGGCATGTCCGACTACCGGTTCAACGCCATCCTCTCCGAGGAGCTGGCCGAGGGAGACTGCGGCTCCGTCATCGTCTCCATCCAGGTGATCAACGACCTCGTCATCCCGTACCTCGAGCGGTTCGCCAACGATGACCAGAAGCGGAAGTACCTTGCACCGCTCTGCGCCGGCGACAAGATCGGCGCCATCGCGATGACGGAGCCGGGTGCCGGTGCCGACCTCGCCGGTATCCGTAGCACCGCCATCAAGAACGCCGACGGCAACTACGTCCTCAACGGCTCCAAGACCTTCATCTCCAACGGTGTTCAGGCGGACTTCACTCTCGTCGTCGCCATCACCGACCCCGCCCAGGGTCGCGCCGGCGTCTCCATCCTCATCGTCGACAGCGGCGTTGAGGGCTTCACCAAGACCGGCCCGCTGAAGAAGGTCGGCCTCAAGGCGCAGGACACCGCCGAGCTCAACTTCGAGAACGTCATCGTCCCCGCCGAGAACCTCCTCGGCGAAGAAGGTGCCGGCTTCGGTTACCTGCGCACGAACCTGGCCCAGGAGCGCGTCTCCATCGCCGTCGGTTCCATCGCCACCTCCCGCCGCGCCTTCGACCTGGTGTACCAGCACTCCCAGGACCGCAAGACCTTCGGCAGCCGCCTTGTCGACCACCAGGCCTACCGCTGGGAGCTGGCCAAGATGGCCACCGAGATCCAGTCCGCCCAGTCCTTCGTCGACGCTGCGGTGGAGGCCAAGGTCAAGGGTGAGCTCGACGAGGTCACCGCCTCCATGGCCAAGTACCTCACCACCGAACTGCAGATCAAGGTCGTCAACACCGCCCTGCAGCTCCACGGTGGCTACGGCTTCATGATGGAATACCCCATCGCCACCCACTACCTCGATTCTCGCGTCCAGCCGATCTACGGCGGCCCGAACGAGATCATGCTGGAGATCATCTCCCGCCGCCTCGCCAAGGGCATCAAGTAGCCCCCACGCACGCGCTCCATCCCGGGCCCTGGTCGGAACTCTTTCCGGCCAGGGCCCGGGTCCGTCCCCGGGGAGCACACCGGCGTCGGCTGCCCCACCGCGCTACTGGCCGGTGAACCCGGGGGCCCGCTTCTCGAGGAACGCCGCCATCGCCTCCGAGTGGTCATGCGTGGTGAACAGACGTACCTGCGCGTGCCCCTCGTCATCCGCCCGGGCATTGACTGCGGCAGCGTCCCGCACCAGTGCCTTGATCTCCCGGTAGGACGCCGTGGGACCGGCCGCGAACCGGGCAGCCAACGCGGCCACGGTCTCCGCCAGAGCATCGGGTTCGACCACCGAGGTGACGATGCCCAGTTCCGCGGCACGGTCCGCCGTGATCTTCTCGTCGAACAGCAGGAGTTCCAGGGCCTTCGCCTGTCCCACCGCGTCCGTCAGTGACTGCGACAGGCCACAGTCCGAGGCGAGGCCCACACCGGAGAACGCACCCTTGAAACTGGCGGTGGACGCGACCACACGGAAGTCACAGGCCATCGCAATCCCCCACCCTGCGCCGGCGGCAGGTCCCTGGATCGCCGCGATGACCGGGACCGGAATGGACAGCAAGGCCGCCATCATCGGGTTGTACTCGGAGAACACCTTGTCTTTCCCGGTACCGTCCCGGGCGTCCTGGAGCTGTTCCCGGAGATCCTGTCCGGCACAGAAGGCCTTGCCCGTGGCCGCGACCACCACGGCCCGGACCGTTCCCCCGGTCGCCGAGTCGGCGGCGGCCGCCGTAAAGGCGTCGATGAGGGCGAGACGCAGCTCCCGGTTGAGGGAGCTGAAGGCCTCCGGCCGGTTCAGTGTGATGGTACGGACGCCTGCCGCGTCCGCGACGGTGACGATGTCAGTGTTGCTCATACCAGTTCGACTCCTACATAGGCCATTTGATCGAACGCCACGGCACCGCCGCCCGGCGTCACCGGAGCACACAGCTCCGACAGGACGCGGACACCGAATCCCTCGGCTACGGCGTCCAGGGCGGTGGCACGGACGCAGAAATCCGTGGCGATACCGCACACATCGACATCCGTGATGTCACGGGCCCGGAGCCAGGCGGCGAGAGTCTCCTCAGTGCCCTCCAGGTGCCCCTCGAAGCCCGAATAGGCCGCGGTGTACTCACCTTTGAGGAACCAGGCGTCAATGAGCGAGGTATCCAGGTCCGGGTGCGGGTCGGCACCCGCAGACCCGGCGAGGCAATGCACGGGCCAGGTCTCGTCGAAGTCCGGCGCCGTCCCTTCGGCGGCGAAATGCCCCGCCGGATCGATATGCCAGTCCTTCGTTCCCACCACCGTGGCGTAGGAACCGTCCGGGACCTGCCGCAGATATGCGGAGACCGCCGCCGCCACCTCC of Corynebacterium terpenotabidum Y-11 contains these proteins:
- the glpX gene encoding class II fructose-bisphosphatase — its product is MTAQPTAPVGIPLKAPDRNLAMELVRVTEAAALASGKWVGRGMKNEGDGAAVDAMRTMINTVQMDGVVVIGEGEKDEAPMLFNGEHVGTGDGASVDIAVDPVDGTTLMSQGRPNAISVLAAAERGAMYDPSAVFYMRKIATGPEAAGVIDITAPAEYNVRAVAKAKGIDTSDVTVIVLDRPRHDELIAEIRAAGAKVRLIGDGDVAGAVHAAMESSSVDLMMGTGGTPEGIITACAMKCMGGEIQGILAPKDDAERQKAIDAGLDLDAVLTTNDLVTSDNCYFVATGVTNGDLLHGVRYRKSGATTTSLVMRSRSGTVRRIEAVHQLQKLQDYSVQDYV
- a CDS encoding class II fumarate hydratase, translating into MSEQEYRIEHDTMGEVKVPVNALWRAQTQRAVENFPISGRPLEAAQIRAMGLLKAACAQVNKDSGALDATKADAIIAAGKAIAEGTYDDEFPIDVFQTGSGTSSNMNTNEVIASLAKQNGVDIHPNDDVNMGQSSNDTFPTATHVAATEAAVTDLIPALAQLHTSLATKATEWKSIVKSGRTHLMDAVPVTLGQEFGGYARQIELGIQRIEATLPRLGELAIGGTATGTGLNTSADFGAKVTEELKKLTGVEQLSEAGNHFEAQAARDSLVEFSGAMRTVAVSLNKIANDIRLMGSGPLTGLAEIHLPDLQPGSSIMPGKVNPVLCETATQVAAQVIGNDAAIAFGGSQGHFELNVFIPMMARNVLESAKLLANTSRVFAERLVDGIEPAVERMKTLAESSPSIVTPLNSAIGYEAAAKVAKTALKEGKTIRQTVIDLGFVPEKLSEEELDKRLDVLAMANTDRD
- a CDS encoding GNAT family N-acetyltransferase, with product MTFTIRPMREDDYPQVAAIQQAGMDTGHATYEGETVSWDEFTAHRRPNLMFVAAEGEEILGWVTGSWYSHRAVFSGVVEDSIYVSPNATGRGVAGALLDHLIEKSTEAGCWSIHAVVFPENPGSMKLHRSRGFQEIGTAHTMARMSYGPMAGRWRDIVSFEKILEGGPAHPEYRDRVVGEPGEPGDA
- a CDS encoding DUF4245 domain-containing protein encodes the protein MIAVKFEKPRMFTGTRDIVISLAVLLVVVFFSVGFTGLCSFNPGPAERSGPVQEVDIETILQSDARGLGIPIRLPELSDSWQANSVRRTMVDNEPSSKAGWVIDEQVFLALTQTVAELKDAVDDEDGEYREETDTFVVPAAQSSTGEDVTWQIWSGDDVKEIWAVDLGDVRLLISGTATRSQYETLATAAVKAQPLEVAAASTEAADATA
- a CDS encoding MDR family MFS transporter, which encodes MTDTQTSSATTTETPTPTKNNIPLVFSALMLGMLLVSLGQTIFATALPTVVGELGGTNQQSWVITAFLLAQTIGLPIYGKLGDQVGRKPLFLFGLSTYLVGSVVGALAPNIWVIIVARAIQGIGGGGMMVLSQAIIADVIPARQRGKYMGAMGAVFGLSSVLGPLLGGLFTDGPGWRWALWFNVPVAVVAIAIAVFALHVPARGAGAKLDLWGTLFMAGFSTCLILFITWGGKDYAWGSATIIGLIIATVVCAILFVIAESKADAPIIPLELFRSRNFVLCTVASVIVGVLLMGALAYMPTYIQMVHGMTPTKAGLMMIPMVLGMVPTSIGVGVIVSRTGRYKWYPVTGMIISTVGLFFMGGLETHDSLLHLSLVLFVFGVGLGLSMQILVLIVQNAFPVSMVGTATASNNFFRQIGMSVGSAVVGSVFTSRLQDTMGDRVPSALQQLGDQAEKYMSLFSGENHSLTPGIVSQLPGALHEAVMTSYNDALVPIFTVLAPFAVVAALILIFTREEKLKETVE
- a CDS encoding RNase H family protein codes for the protein MTITAAADGSALGNPGPAGWAWYIDDDTWRAGGWPHGTNNMGELKAVLDLLESTADAGLGAEELLVLCDSQYVINSVTKWMPGWKKKGWRKRDGKPVLNVELMKALDAALEGRQVRFEWVKGHAGHPLNEAADQRANAAATAFQKKQAPPEGPGLGGEVPTSVPNTTDVRDDGTDEVTGRELALWSDAVRADHRLADQLLHPELTEITTTGTLLDREAVLDSLVPLVGFDAVDEVCGADITVQQIAPTVILLTYITSGAAGTTHRSSLWVREGEQWTLRHHQATPVQG
- a CDS encoding TetR/AcrR family transcriptional regulator; translated protein: MTETTNECLGLRERKRRETRLRIEDCATELILDRGFDQVTLEEICEKAGVSRRTFFNYFDSKDQVTSGTGFPVFAASDLDTFAATDCDNVVRDILRFIGNRIDNDPDTSPSLSPDPELSRRISARRRQIVNATPHLMVSGMRRFDDLAGVVLTTIHTHLTTFPGRRRTPDLSAYEEAVLLTSFIRQCLLSARLLHPESGLPRADLLHRVGRDLINLAAAYQGGWD